One Chlorobaculum limnaeum genomic window carries:
- a CDS encoding KpsF/GutQ family sugar-phosphate isomerase translates to MSERLDENFSKAVELMLCCAGKVVISGMGKSGIIGQKIAATLSSTGTTAIFLHPAEAAHGDLGVVSEGDTVICLSKSGMTEELNFILPALRERKATIIAFTGNPRSFLAMNADVVLDTGIDQEACPYDLAPTSSTTAMLAMGDALAICLMKKKNFTDQEFALTHPKGSLGKQLTMRVGDVMAQGDALPVVSEDATISDLILEMTSKRYGVSGVVDATGKLTGIFTDGDLRRLVQTGESFLDKKAAEVMTPNPKTVSAEMMAKACLELLETHRITQLMVCDENHCPVGIVHIHDLVTLGL, encoded by the coding sequence ATGAGCGAGCGGCTGGACGAGAACTTTTCGAAGGCGGTCGAGCTGATGCTCTGCTGCGCGGGCAAGGTTGTCATCTCCGGCATGGGCAAATCGGGCATTATCGGCCAGAAGATCGCCGCCACACTCTCTTCGACCGGCACGACGGCCATCTTCCTCCATCCGGCGGAAGCTGCCCACGGCGACCTCGGCGTGGTTTCGGAGGGCGACACGGTCATCTGCCTCTCCAAAAGCGGCATGACCGAGGAGCTGAACTTCATCCTCCCGGCGCTCCGGGAGCGCAAGGCGACGATCATCGCCTTTACCGGCAACCCGCGTTCGTTCCTGGCGATGAACGCCGACGTGGTGCTCGACACCGGCATCGATCAGGAGGCGTGCCCGTACGACCTGGCGCCAACCAGCTCGACCACGGCGATGCTCGCGATGGGTGACGCGCTGGCGATCTGCCTGATGAAAAAGAAAAACTTCACCGACCAGGAGTTCGCCCTCACCCACCCAAAAGGTTCGCTCGGCAAGCAGTTGACGATGCGAGTCGGCGACGTGATGGCGCAGGGAGATGCGCTCCCCGTCGTCAGCGAGGATGCGACGATCTCCGACCTGATCCTCGAAATGACCTCGAAACGCTACGGAGTCAGCGGCGTGGTCGATGCGACGGGTAAGCTGACCGGCATCTTCACCGACGGCGACTTGCGGCGACTGGTGCAGACCGGCGAGTCGTTCCTCGACAAGAAAGCCGCAGAGGTGATGACCCCCAACCCGAAAACCGTCTCAGCCGAAATGATGGCCAAAGCCTGCCTCGAACTCCTCGAAACCCACCGCATCACCCAGCTCATGGTCTGCGACGAAAATCACTGCCCGGTAGGAATAGTGCACATCCACGATCTGGTAACGCTGGGGTTGTGA
- a CDS encoding ISL3 family transposase — translation MPSLITHYQQLLGLPETWKVSDVRLSTSGPRIEIHLEYIGPKVECPECGKAGRIYDLAPEQRWRHLDTMEYETHLIARVPRCECKEHRIKTIQVPWATRYSRYTLKFEALAVELLQECSSIQSASRLLRLNWHATNEIMNRAVKRGLSRRNKEAIAHLGLDEKSFRAGHQYVTILNDLKGGRVLEVVQSRTTDGAEALLLSFEASQRQGVKSISMDMWKPFAIAAKKHLPQADIVHDRFHISKYLNEAVDTVRRQESRQLHHAGDRTLIGSKFTWLRNPENMTESQRTSFDQLMACELKTGKAWSMKNMFREFWRLGCRESASFFFDYWSERVDQLALKPMIKVKELLKRHLDNILNYFEHEMTNAVSEGLNSKIQLYKASARGFHSFHSYRIRILFYCGKLNMAITG, via the coding sequence ATGCCGAGCCTCATTACCCATTACCAGCAGTTATTAGGATTACCAGAAACATGGAAGGTGTCTGATGTCCGGCTGTCGACGTCCGGCCCCCGGATAGAAATCCATCTGGAGTATATCGGACCCAAAGTCGAATGCCCTGAATGCGGCAAGGCCGGACGAATTTATGACCTGGCGCCAGAACAACGGTGGCGGCATCTGGATACCATGGAGTACGAGACGCATCTGATAGCCAGGGTGCCTCGGTGTGAGTGCAAAGAGCACAGGATCAAGACAATTCAAGTTCCGTGGGCAACGCGCTATTCGCGCTACACCCTGAAGTTTGAAGCGCTTGCTGTCGAGTTGCTTCAGGAGTGTTCAAGCATTCAGTCGGCATCGAGGCTCTTGCGATTGAACTGGCATGCAACCAACGAGATCATGAACCGTGCAGTTAAGCGAGGCCTGAGCCGCCGGAATAAGGAGGCGATTGCTCATCTTGGTCTTGATGAAAAGAGCTTCCGGGCAGGCCATCAGTATGTGACGATCCTGAACGACCTGAAAGGTGGCCGGGTACTTGAGGTGGTCCAGAGCCGAACGACCGATGGAGCAGAAGCGCTACTCCTCAGCTTTGAAGCATCGCAACGCCAGGGTGTGAAATCGATCTCGATGGATATGTGGAAACCCTTCGCGATTGCTGCCAAAAAGCATCTGCCGCAGGCCGATATTGTGCATGACCGTTTCCATATCAGCAAATATCTGAACGAGGCGGTCGACACGGTTCGTCGCCAAGAGTCCCGTCAACTTCATCATGCAGGGGACAGGACTCTGATTGGCTCGAAATTCACCTGGCTGCGCAATCCGGAGAACATGACGGAAAGCCAGCGGACAAGCTTTGATCAATTGATGGCCTGTGAGCTGAAAACCGGAAAAGCCTGGTCGATGAAGAACATGTTTCGGGAGTTCTGGCGGCTGGGTTGTCGAGAGAGTGCAAGCTTCTTTTTCGATTACTGGTCTGAACGCGTTGACCAGTTAGCGTTGAAACCCATGATCAAGGTCAAAGAGCTGCTGAAGCGGCATCTCGACAACATCCTGAACTATTTCGAGCACGAAATGACCAACGCAGTTTCCGAAGGTCTGAACAGCAAGATCCAGTTGTACAAAGCATCGGCCCGTGGGTTCCACAGCTTTCACAGCTACCGCATAAGGATTTTGTTTTACTGTGGAAAGCTCAACATGGCTATTACCGGTTGA
- a CDS encoding caspase family protein: MPSLAILIGNTDYCSLSQLNCCRDDVLAMRALLEATDKYSHIEVIENVKADDLKTRIREAIDKSQSPTELFFYYTGHGYQNEDEFFYCATNFDAKRPNETGISTTELHMLLRLAESDLVVKVIDACNSGSLLVKSELITPQNKQGFKNLIQISSCLDSQNSLTGNPLSLFTEKFRLSVLRKMEGVVYYTDAINALRDEFINNNSQTPFFVSQVTGREEFVDDARRFDKIRDSLIPVNEVDSGLVDEQSSVPALTSLQILEAREACMVNPEKMNAFVGDFFDALKSKISINEFADYFSIEFTEHGGFYEDTTRNFIIRVLSQEKRYDNFVTANYSKKYKHRNSLNFMLFPDDDDFVETYDLLLNCSMSRVQFRLIITPKFSPLQRIKLVVSCAPSMDTCYVFGFFVRFNGNARQQLRQPVIAMLSFPQ; encoded by the coding sequence ATGCCAAGTTTAGCGATTCTTATTGGAAATACTGATTACTGCTCTTTAAGTCAGCTCAACTGTTGTCGAGATGATGTGCTTGCAATGAGAGCACTGCTTGAGGCTACAGATAAATATTCTCATATCGAGGTAATAGAGAACGTTAAAGCAGACGATCTTAAAACTCGTATTCGTGAGGCTATTGATAAGTCACAATCGCCAACAGAATTGTTTTTTTATTATACAGGTCATGGTTATCAAAATGAGGATGAGTTTTTCTATTGTGCGACAAATTTCGATGCAAAACGACCTAATGAGACGGGTATTTCAACTACCGAATTACATATGCTCCTGAGATTGGCAGAATCTGATCTTGTCGTAAAGGTTATTGATGCTTGTAATTCTGGTTCTCTTTTAGTCAAATCTGAATTGATTACCCCGCAAAATAAGCAAGGGTTTAAAAACCTTATTCAAATATCATCATGCCTTGATTCACAAAATTCACTTACAGGTAATCCATTGAGTCTGTTCACGGAAAAGTTTCGTCTTTCCGTCTTGCGTAAAATGGAAGGAGTGGTCTATTATACAGATGCTATCAATGCCTTGAGAGACGAGTTCATCAATAATAATTCGCAAACGCCCTTCTTTGTTTCACAGGTAACGGGTCGTGAGGAGTTTGTAGATGATGCAAGGCGGTTTGATAAAATCCGCGATTCACTCATTCCAGTAAATGAAGTTGATTCAGGTTTGGTTGATGAACAGTCAAGTGTTCCAGCTCTTACATCGTTGCAAATACTCGAAGCCCGTGAGGCATGTATGGTGAACCCAGAGAAAATGAATGCTTTTGTCGGGGATTTTTTTGACGCTTTGAAATCAAAGATATCAATAAACGAGTTTGCTGATTATTTTAGTATAGAATTTACGGAGCACGGCGGTTTTTATGAAGATACTACACGTAATTTTATTATTCGGGTACTTTCACAAGAAAAGCGATATGATAATTTTGTGACAGCTAATTATTCAAAAAAGTATAAGCATCGAAACTCGCTCAATTTTATGCTGTTTCCAGATGACGACGATTTTGTCGAGACATACGATCTTTTGCTGAACTGTTCAATGTCACGAGTTCAATTTCGTCTAATAATAACGCCAAAATTCAGCCCATTACAACGGATAAAGCTCGTAGTGAGTTGCGCTCCAAGCATGGATACGTGTTATGTTTTTGGGTTCTTCGTAAGATTTAATGGTAACGCTCGTCAGCAATTACGTCAACCGGTAATAGCCATGTTGAGCTTTCCACAGTAA
- a CDS encoding type II toxin-antitoxin system RelE/ParE family toxin has protein sequence MVIWSLPAKEDLKRIYDYISEDSKFYAKEVVENIVAKTDLLLDFPKMGREVPEIGDPEIREFPIYSYRIIYKCQGKDIQVLTIVHSRQIYSP, from the coding sequence ATGGTGATCTGGTCGCTTCCAGCGAAAGAGGATTTGAAAAGAATTTATGATTATATTTCAGAAGATTCAAAATTCTATGCGAAGGAAGTGGTTGAAAATATTGTTGCAAAGACGGATTTACTTTTAGATTTTCCGAAGATGGGAAGAGAAGTGCCAGAAATAGGTGATCCTGAAATCAGAGAATTTCCGATCTATTCTTACAGGATAATTTATAAATGCCAAGGAAAGGATATTCAAGTATTGACTATTGTGCATAGCAGACAAATTTATTCTCCATGA
- the sucD gene encoding succinate--CoA ligase subunit alpha, which produces MSVLVNKDTRLVVQGITGGEGTFHTSQILEYGTNVVAGVTPGKGGILYNGNEKDQFCRPVPVFDTVQDAVDKAEANATVIFVPAPFAADAIMEAAAAGLKVIICITEGIPVNDMMKAYSFVQEKGAVLVGPNCPGVITPGEAKVGIMPGFIHKKGTIGVVSRSGTLTYEAVHQLTEVGLGQSTCIGIGGDPIIGTRFLDAVKMFAKDDDTEGLVMIGEIGGSAEEEAAEYIKKYFKKPVVGFIAGRTAPPGRRMGHAGAIVSGGKGTAEEKIKAMEAAGIKVVENPADIGEAMLKALGRA; this is translated from the coding sequence ATGAGCGTACTGGTCAATAAAGATACCCGCCTGGTCGTCCAGGGAATCACCGGCGGTGAGGGAACCTTTCACACCTCGCAGATTCTGGAGTATGGCACCAACGTCGTCGCTGGCGTCACTCCCGGCAAGGGCGGAATACTCTATAACGGCAACGAAAAAGATCAATTCTGCCGCCCCGTGCCGGTTTTCGACACCGTGCAGGATGCCGTTGACAAGGCCGAAGCCAACGCGACGGTGATCTTCGTGCCCGCCCCGTTCGCCGCCGACGCCATCATGGAAGCCGCCGCTGCCGGACTCAAAGTCATCATCTGCATCACCGAAGGCATTCCGGTCAACGACATGATGAAGGCCTACAGCTTCGTGCAGGAGAAGGGCGCGGTGCTGGTCGGCCCGAACTGCCCCGGCGTCATCACCCCCGGCGAAGCCAAAGTCGGCATCATGCCCGGCTTCATTCACAAGAAGGGCACCATCGGCGTCGTTTCGCGCAGCGGCACCCTGACCTACGAAGCGGTGCACCAGCTCACCGAGGTCGGCCTCGGCCAGTCCACCTGCATCGGCATCGGCGGCGACCCGATCATCGGCACCCGCTTTCTCGATGCCGTCAAGATGTTCGCCAAGGATGACGACACCGAGGGCCTTGTCATGATCGGCGAGATCGGAGGCAGCGCTGAAGAGGAGGCTGCCGAGTACATCAAAAAGTACTTCAAGAAGCCGGTCGTCGGCTTCATCGCAGGCCGCACCGCCCCTCCCGGCCGCCGCATGGGCCACGCCGGAGCGATCGTTTCAGGCGGTAAAGGCACTGCCGAAGAGAAGATCAAGGCAATGGAAGCAGCAGGCATCAAAGTGGTAGAAAACCCCGCCGACATCGGCGAAGCGATGCTCAAAGCCCTCGGCAGAGCCTGA
- the gatA gene encoding Asp-tRNA(Asn)/Glu-tRNA(Gln) amidotransferase subunit GatA — protein sequence MQFHGYEDLRSRLLSRELTCEQVITDYLQRIDTHRDDNIFTAVFHDEAMVRARELDSKLQRGEAPGKLFGMPIAIKDNISMKGAPLGCASKILAGYESVYDATVIERMLAEDAIFVGRTNMDEFAMGSSNENSSIGPVPNPYDKTRVPGGSSGGSAAAVAGDLAMVALGSDTGGSVRQPAGFCNIVGLKPTYGRISRYGLVAFASSFDQIGLLAANCDDAALVLGVIAGKDEHDATSSHHDVPEYDATMDHVSLEGLRIGVPRAFFPESLNADVAGVVKAGLKRLEEAGAELVEIDLPESDYAIAAYYILVTAEASSNLARFDGARYGYRSPDSPDLSSMYVNSRTEGFGAEVKRRIMLGTYVLSAGYYDTYYKKAQQVRRVFQDKYREAFEKVDVIFGPTSPFPPFGIGDKMDNPLEMYLADVFTVPASIVGMPAISVPVGFDSLGLPVGVHLICNFFEEGKMLGIARHLQTLCQAAPSN from the coding sequence GTGCAGTTTCATGGTTACGAGGACCTCAGGTCCAGACTGCTCTCACGTGAGCTTACCTGTGAGCAGGTGATTACAGATTATTTACAGCGAATCGATACGCATCGCGACGACAATATTTTCACCGCCGTGTTTCACGACGAGGCGATGGTGCGTGCCCGCGAGCTTGACAGCAAGCTTCAGCGCGGCGAAGCGCCAGGCAAGCTGTTCGGCATGCCGATCGCCATCAAGGACAACATCTCGATGAAGGGCGCGCCGCTCGGCTGCGCCTCGAAAATCCTCGCCGGTTACGAAAGCGTTTACGACGCAACGGTGATTGAGCGTATGCTGGCCGAAGACGCCATCTTCGTCGGTCGCACCAACATGGACGAGTTCGCGATGGGCAGCTCCAACGAGAACTCCTCTATCGGCCCGGTTCCCAATCCCTACGACAAAACCCGCGTGCCCGGTGGCAGCTCCGGCGGCTCGGCGGCGGCGGTGGCTGGCGATCTCGCCATGGTGGCGCTCGGCTCCGACACCGGCGGCTCGGTTCGCCAGCCCGCGGGCTTCTGCAACATTGTCGGTCTCAAGCCAACCTATGGCCGCATTTCGCGTTACGGCCTCGTAGCCTTTGCATCGTCCTTCGACCAGATCGGCCTGCTCGCCGCCAACTGCGACGACGCGGCGCTCGTGCTTGGCGTCATCGCTGGAAAGGACGAGCATGATGCAACCTCGTCGCACCACGACGTGCCGGAGTACGACGCCACGATGGATCACGTCTCCCTCGAAGGACTGCGAATCGGCGTGCCGCGCGCGTTTTTCCCGGAGAGCCTCAATGCCGACGTGGCCGGAGTGGTCAAGGCGGGGCTGAAGCGGCTCGAAGAGGCGGGCGCGGAGCTGGTTGAAATCGACCTGCCGGAGAGCGATTACGCCATCGCGGCGTATTATATTCTCGTCACCGCCGAGGCCTCTTCGAACCTCGCCCGGTTCGACGGCGCTCGTTACGGCTACCGCTCGCCCGACTCGCCCGATCTTTCGAGCATGTACGTCAACTCACGCACCGAAGGGTTCGGCGCGGAGGTCAAGCGCCGCATCATGCTCGGCACCTACGTGCTCTCGGCGGGCTACTACGACACCTACTACAAGAAAGCGCAGCAGGTGCGCCGCGTCTTCCAGGACAAATACCGCGAGGCGTTCGAGAAGGTCGATGTGATCTTTGGCCCGACCTCGCCATTTCCGCCTTTCGGTATCGGCGACAAGATGGACAACCCGCTCGAAATGTACCTGGCTGACGTTTTCACGGTTCCGGCCAGCATCGTTGGAATGCCCGCCATCAGCGTTCCCGTGGGCTTCGACAGCCTTGGACTGCCGGTCGGCGTCCATCTGATCTGCAACTTTTTCGAAGAGGGCAAGATGCTCGGCATCGCCCGCCATCTCCAGACTTTGTGTCAAGCAGCACCGTCGAACTGA
- a CDS encoding isoprenyl transferase — MPQWFTSKSDPEDIRIQETLKSSCVLPRHIGIIMDGNGRWAKMKGKSRVAGHVAGVESVRDVVEAAKQLGIANLTLFTFSIENWRRPKLEISALMRLLIKVLRKETAQLRDNNVRLEVIGDLSLVGKDVRQTIEETRAQTRNNKQLVLTIALSYSGKWDITQACKNIALQVKGGTLDPGTIDENLFASFLSTATMPDPDLMIRTSGESRISNFMLWQSAYSEIIFTDTLWPDFRRAQLYDAIREFQNRERRFGQTSEQLKSNE; from the coding sequence ATGCCTCAGTGGTTCACATCGAAATCTGATCCTGAAGATATCCGAATCCAGGAGACGCTGAAATCATCCTGCGTGCTTCCCCGGCACATCGGCATAATCATGGACGGGAACGGCCGGTGGGCGAAAATGAAAGGCAAGTCTCGCGTCGCAGGCCATGTAGCTGGCGTCGAATCGGTAAGAGATGTCGTCGAAGCCGCCAAACAGCTCGGCATCGCCAATCTCACCCTGTTCACCTTTTCCATCGAGAACTGGCGAAGGCCGAAACTCGAAATCTCGGCGCTCATGAGGCTGCTCATCAAAGTGCTTCGGAAAGAGACCGCCCAGTTGCGCGACAACAACGTCCGGCTGGAAGTCATTGGCGACTTGAGTCTGGTTGGCAAGGATGTGCGTCAAACGATCGAAGAGACCAGGGCGCAGACCAGAAACAATAAACAACTGGTGCTCACCATCGCCCTGAGCTACAGCGGCAAATGGGACATCACCCAGGCTTGCAAAAACATCGCGCTTCAGGTCAAGGGGGGTACGCTCGATCCCGGAACCATCGACGAAAATCTGTTCGCCTCTTTTCTTTCCACCGCCACGATGCCTGACCCTGACCTGATGATACGAACCAGTGGAGAGTCCCGCATCAGCAACTTCATGCTCTGGCAAAGCGCCTATTCCGAGATCATCTTCACCGATACCCTTTGGCCTGACTTCCGCCGCGCCCAGCTCTACGACGCCATCCGGGAATTCCAGAACCGCGAACGGCGGTTTGGCCAGACCAGCGAGCAACTGAAGAGCAATGAATAG
- the bamA gene encoding outer membrane protein assembly factor BamA: MKTTPFQPERLSALLIVLALVNFPSTVASAKAKAAPQAPANAASASMPQTRTLTVREISFRGLQTVKEAELLKSLPVKVNDQITIPGQEIPGVLQYLWNLQYFSNIQIEQTDLGSGNLKLTFVVTEFPVLESVEFKGNHKFKTKELLSTANLSLGRRISNQELLNAENRIEKQYAAKGYLTAGAEYSLQSTGDNRVKAVFSIQEGNKVVIEKIRFHGNAAFKEGKLRGVLKETTQNSWWRKIFGQPKLDKDKFEEDKNLLVEFYRDNGYRNARIVKDTITYTDDKKGLILDIYVEEGPIYHIRNISWSGNTKDFATTDILNATFAIKNGDLYSAKKINERLNFSQDHSDVSSLYLDRGYLSFRAQLEERVVQPNQVDLVITLAEGNPYALNIINIKGNTKTKDHVIRRELYTVPGETFSRKNVVRSIRELSMLNYFDPETLTPDIQPNQKNDTVDLTYNVTERQTDTFNAAIGYSASSGGTGSLGLTFNNFSFGDLFNPSAYRPLPHGDGQRLALQWQFGSNNYRTLSLSASDPWAFGTHTSLGFTAFKTKQSYDLVDDGIDEETKTIDQYGANVTIGRRLTWPDDYFAISWRLGYLHTKGGFVSFLNETGVPEEAEEFSITQTISRNSIDNPIYPRHGSKNVFTAQIAGGVLPGTINFYKLIGTSSWFFPVSRDLVVNVSAQQGYLDTFSEDDYIPYTNYFYMGGSGMSSLPTVPLRGYPDHSLGQKFDGESDLYGGKIYSKFTTELRYPLTLSPSASIYALVFAEAGNLWADASSFDLTDLKKSAGIGLRLYLPIIGQIGIDYGYGFDAIPSEPDKGAQGWNFTFSFGQPND; the protein is encoded by the coding sequence ATGAAAACGACACCATTTCAGCCAGAGAGGTTATCAGCGCTCCTGATCGTTCTGGCACTGGTCAATTTCCCCTCGACTGTAGCCTCGGCAAAAGCGAAAGCCGCGCCTCAGGCTCCTGCCAACGCAGCTTCGGCGAGCATGCCGCAAACACGCACGCTCACCGTCCGGGAAATTTCCTTCCGCGGACTTCAGACCGTCAAGGAGGCTGAGTTGCTCAAGAGCCTGCCCGTCAAGGTCAACGACCAGATCACCATTCCCGGCCAGGAGATTCCCGGCGTGCTGCAATACCTGTGGAACCTGCAATATTTCAGCAATATCCAGATCGAGCAGACCGATCTGGGCAGCGGCAACCTCAAGCTGACCTTTGTCGTCACCGAGTTTCCGGTTCTCGAAAGCGTCGAGTTCAAGGGCAATCACAAGTTCAAAACGAAGGAGCTGCTGAGCACCGCCAATCTGAGCCTCGGACGCCGGATCAGCAACCAGGAGCTGCTGAACGCCGAAAACAGGATCGAAAAGCAATACGCAGCGAAAGGCTATCTGACGGCAGGCGCGGAGTACAGCCTTCAGAGTACCGGCGACAACAGAGTCAAGGCGGTCTTTTCCATTCAGGAAGGGAACAAGGTCGTCATCGAAAAAATAAGGTTCCACGGCAACGCTGCCTTCAAGGAGGGCAAGCTCCGTGGCGTTCTCAAAGAGACCACGCAGAACTCGTGGTGGCGCAAAATTTTCGGACAGCCGAAGCTCGACAAGGACAAGTTCGAAGAGGACAAGAACCTGCTGGTTGAATTCTATCGCGACAACGGCTATCGCAACGCGCGAATCGTCAAGGATACGATCACCTACACCGACGACAAAAAGGGACTCATCCTCGATATTTACGTCGAAGAGGGGCCGATATATCATATCAGAAACATCAGTTGGAGCGGCAACACCAAGGATTTCGCGACCACCGACATCCTCAACGCCACCTTCGCCATCAAGAACGGCGATCTGTACAGCGCCAAAAAGATCAACGAGCGCCTGAACTTTTCGCAGGATCATTCCGACGTGAGTTCGCTGTACCTCGACCGGGGATACCTCTCGTTCAGGGCGCAGCTCGAAGAACGGGTGGTGCAGCCAAACCAGGTCGATCTGGTCATCACCCTTGCCGAAGGCAACCCCTACGCGCTGAACATCATCAACATCAAGGGCAATACCAAAACGAAAGATCACGTCATCCGGCGCGAACTCTATACCGTTCCGGGCGAAACTTTCAGCCGGAAAAACGTCGTCAGAAGCATCAGGGAGCTCTCCATGCTCAACTACTTCGATCCCGAAACTTTGACGCCGGACATCCAGCCAAACCAGAAAAACGATACGGTCGATCTGACCTACAACGTCACCGAGCGGCAGACCGATACCTTCAATGCCGCCATCGGCTACAGCGCATCGAGCGGAGGCACCGGCTCTCTTGGCCTGACCTTCAACAACTTCTCGTTCGGCGACCTCTTCAATCCTTCTGCATATCGTCCGCTTCCTCATGGCGACGGCCAGAGACTCGCCCTGCAGTGGCAGTTCGGATCGAACAACTACCGGACGCTTTCACTGTCGGCCAGTGACCCGTGGGCATTCGGCACCCATACTTCGTTAGGATTCACTGCCTTCAAAACCAAACAGAGCTACGATCTGGTCGACGATGGCATCGATGAAGAGACGAAAACGATCGACCAGTACGGCGCCAACGTCACCATCGGGCGAAGACTCACCTGGCCCGACGACTATTTCGCCATCAGCTGGCGGCTCGGCTACCTGCACACCAAGGGCGGTTTCGTCAGCTTCCTCAACGAGACGGGCGTACCCGAAGAGGCCGAGGAGTTCTCGATCACCCAGACCATCAGCCGGAACAGCATCGACAATCCGATCTATCCGCGGCACGGAAGCAAGAACGTCTTCACCGCGCAGATAGCCGGAGGAGTTCTGCCGGGAACGATCAACTTCTACAAGCTGATCGGTACCTCGAGCTGGTTTTTCCCGGTATCGCGCGACCTGGTTGTCAACGTCTCCGCGCAGCAGGGATACCTCGATACCTTCAGCGAAGACGACTACATCCCCTACACGAACTACTTCTACATGGGTGGCAGCGGCATGTCTTCCCTGCCGACCGTTCCGCTCCGGGGCTATCCCGACCACAGCCTCGGTCAGAAGTTCGATGGCGAAAGCGACCTGTACGGCGGCAAAATCTACTCGAAGTTCACGACCGAGCTTCGCTACCCGCTGACGCTCAGCCCTTCGGCGAGCATCTACGCTCTGGTTTTTGCCGAAGCGGGCAATCTCTGGGCCGATGCATCGAGCTTCGACCTGACCGATCTGAAAAAATCGGCCGGTATCGGCCTGAGGCTCTATCTGCCGATCATCGGACAAATCGGTATCGATTACGGTTATGGCTTTGACGCTATTCCGTCAGAACCGGACAAAGGAGCGCAGGGCTGGAACTTCACCTTCTCGTTCGGACAGCCGAACGACTGA